One genomic region from Planctomycetota bacterium encodes:
- a CDS encoding LacI family DNA-binding transcriptional regulator produces the protein MRWWVVTHLVLFRSSGQHFIIWHSMMANNGCRPDRHHFSIEWQNSLTHFRPPVRYIAVSWILHAFLHGLYMARCSIQNVADAAGVSTATVSRALNDSPSVSPETMQLVRSTASRLGYKRQRSLQPRSGRKSRQAARGICLVAVSDPGVNIFKLPVIPDLLAGIEEEAERQSLPLMIAAVSGDEVPQIMSDRRVVGCLYLDATAKQHKASPALVEALKAQEGVWLMRQGSSLNLPFDRVLYDNQAVGVLAANHLIERGHREIAIVDLQPEHPAHEARLASFVAAVRNAGGRVTTYGPAGQNTENRLTFAAVDSALDALQAADPQPTAVFAPRDQLAQLTATRLERRGVQIGVDVDFVSCDCSPDLADWLGVGPPSVSIHLREVGRVGVRRLVERLAEPGRPRVHSMVAPSLVIPEDWPVWANGRPVTHDAGSVAGRSTSSAATHVDRPLSSSRGE, from the coding sequence GTGCGATGGTGGGTCGTCACTCATTTGGTGTTGTTCCGTTCTTCGGGACAGCATTTCATTATATGGCACAGCATGATGGCGAACAACGGCTGCCGTCCTGATCGGCATCATTTCAGCATCGAGTGGCAAAACAGCTTGACGCATTTTCGCCCTCCTGTAAGATACATTGCTGTTTCATGGATTTTACACGCATTCTTGCATGGTCTTTACATGGCACGATGCTCGATACAAAACGTTGCGGACGCTGCCGGCGTGTCGACCGCCACGGTGTCGCGTGCTTTGAACGATTCGCCATCCGTCTCGCCCGAAACCATGCAACTCGTGCGATCGACGGCGAGTCGTTTGGGGTACAAGCGTCAACGCAGTCTTCAACCCAGATCTGGCAGGAAGTCCCGGCAGGCGGCTCGAGGTATCTGCCTCGTGGCGGTTTCGGACCCGGGGGTCAACATATTCAAACTGCCGGTCATTCCCGATCTGTTGGCGGGAATCGAGGAAGAGGCGGAGCGTCAGTCGTTGCCGTTGATGATCGCGGCGGTCTCTGGCGACGAAGTCCCACAGATCATGAGCGATCGTCGGGTGGTCGGTTGCCTCTATCTCGACGCAACCGCCAAGCAGCACAAAGCCTCTCCCGCGCTTGTCGAAGCGCTAAAGGCTCAAGAAGGTGTTTGGCTCATGCGCCAGGGGTCGTCATTGAACCTGCCTTTCGATCGGGTTCTCTATGACAACCAGGCGGTAGGCGTACTGGCGGCCAATCACCTGATAGAGCGTGGCCACCGCGAGATCGCGATCGTTGACCTTCAGCCCGAACACCCCGCACACGAAGCACGTCTGGCTAGTTTTGTCGCCGCCGTGCGGAATGCCGGCGGTCGGGTGACGACTTACGGTCCCGCGGGCCAGAACACCGAAAACCGTTTGACGTTTGCCGCGGTCGATTCGGCACTGGACGCCCTGCAGGCGGCTGACCCGCAGCCGACAGCTGTCTTCGCGCCGCGAGACCAACTGGCGCAGTTGACGGCGACGCGGCTTGAGCGTCGAGGAGTGCAGATCGGCGTGGACGTCGATTTCGTCTCGTGCGATTGCAGCCCGGATCTGGCGGACTGGCTGGGGGTTGGTCCGCCTTCGGTCTCCATCCACCTGCGTGAGGTGGGGCGGGTCGGCGTGAGACGATTGGTCGAGCGGCTGGCCGAACCGGGGCGTCCCCGTGTTCATTCCATGGTCGCTCCGTCACTGGTGATTCCGGAGGATTGGCCCGTATGGGCCAACGGACGGCCGGTGACTCACGATGCCGGCAGTGTTGCCGGTCGTTCGACATCTTCGGCGGCTACACACGTGGATCGCCCCCTTTCATCTTCCCGAGGAGAATAA
- a CDS encoding IclR family transcriptional regulator gives MTEVAAQPASAEPRTSSARRVLRVLAAIADAEEPVSVRDLARKLELSPSTTHRLLGTLRGEGFSTFDERQRTYGVGPQLYRVAARVTGRVNPVSFAASVAQEAAADFDETILFGLYLPDAGAMSFEARADGQQSLTYQVAMHTPVSLLWGASGQAILAYLPSTVRAAVLRKECPSPASAAPLPSRREIDRTLEAVLQRGFAVTHGEKLPGACGIAAAVHGSQGVMGSLCLTMPEHRMPTDNIQELGARVTRYAHRISQQLGGAA, from the coding sequence GTGACCGAGGTAGCCGCTCAACCAGCTTCGGCCGAGCCGCGCACCAGTTCGGCACGCCGCGTGTTGCGTGTGTTGGCGGCGATCGCGGACGCGGAGGAACCGGTGTCCGTGCGTGATCTCGCGCGGAAGCTGGAGCTCTCCCCGTCCACGACACACCGTCTGCTCGGCACGCTGCGCGGCGAAGGCTTTTCGACGTTCGACGAACGACAACGGACATACGGCGTCGGCCCGCAGCTCTACCGCGTTGCGGCTCGGGTGACGGGTCGGGTGAACCCGGTTTCGTTTGCGGCATCCGTCGCGCAAGAGGCGGCTGCGGATTTCGACGAGACGATCCTGTTCGGACTGTACCTACCCGACGCCGGTGCCATGAGCTTCGAGGCCCGGGCCGACGGACAACAGAGCTTGACGTATCAGGTCGCCATGCACACGCCGGTGTCGCTGCTGTGGGGTGCGTCGGGGCAAGCGATTCTCGCGTATCTGCCGAGTACGGTGCGGGCTGCGGTGCTGCGTAAGGAGTGTCCTTCGCCGGCGAGCGCTGCCCCCCTGCCATCACGCCGCGAAATTGACCGGACGCTCGAAGCCGTGCTGCAACGAGGTTTCGCCGTCACCCACGGCGAGAAACTGCCCGGCGCGTGCGGCATCGCGGCGGCCGTTCACGGATCGCAAGGTGTCATGGGCTCGCTTTGTCTGACGATGCCGGAGCACCGCATGCCAACGGACAACATCCAGGAACTCGGCGCACGCGTCACCCGTTACGCCCATCGCATCTCCCAACAACTCGGCGGCGCAGCATAA
- a CDS encoding OB-fold domain-containing protein, whose protein sequence is MMPIRTAAVVRHHAVPYNEMLSRRTEQHQMSDDPPSHHTELQPLPDLAPERPLEFVEDGGDVLLLAGQSVQTGAWTFPVPPPADRDDATSEIRVGPTGTLYSFSTIHVSSTRPVPYTLGYVDFPGGLRVLAVVKHDEGAELACDTKVVLRCGDGQWWVEPEVAS, encoded by the coding sequence ATGATGCCGATCAGGACGGCAGCCGTTGTTCGCCATCATGCTGTGCCATATAATGAAATGCTGTCCCGAAGAACGGAACAACACCAAATGAGTGACGACCCACCATCGCACCACACTGAACTGCAACCGCTGCCCGACCTGGCCCCTGAAAGGCCACTCGAGTTTGTCGAAGACGGCGGTGATGTTCTGCTGCTGGCCGGCCAGTCAGTCCAAACCGGCGCGTGGACATTCCCAGTCCCGCCCCCTGCCGATCGGGATGACGCCACAAGCGAAATTCGCGTTGGACCTACTGGCACGCTGTACTCCTTTTCGACGATCCACGTGTCTTCGACGAGGCCCGTGCCGTACACACTCGGCTACGTCGACTTTCCGGGCGGACTCCGTGTGCTGGCGGTCGTGAAGCATGACGAAGGGGCCGAGCTTGCTTGCGACACCAAGGTCGTGCTCCGGTGCGGCGATGGACAGTGGTGGGTCGAGCCGGAGGTGGCATCATGA
- a CDS encoding LamG-like jellyroll fold domain-containing protein: MHKTTITLAALATAFCGYAQAAVVTDNLVDNFPNANIVASGNWASSTNGSQFDVSGDNDAVFLGATGSSTTLTQAYTFGSGTGNNGVEATVARGGGTQPSFSSVTGLDVSVELWARPTDLLGAETLFESGGSGAGYTIALNGSTLVAFAKEGSAAEPQTILKTTLSAPMINDFVQIVFTSSGTGTADLYVNGQSVATDVTAASSIFGTDRATLGGARNPGGGGAGADLDVATTTYNNSQFFGEIGLFRFYDDVLTAAEVADNYAAVAAIPEPTSVAAVGLLGLQLLRRRRV, encoded by the coding sequence GTGCACAAAACCACCATCACCCTCGCCGCCTTGGCGACCGCGTTCTGTGGCTATGCCCAGGCCGCCGTTGTGACCGACAACCTCGTCGACAACTTCCCGAACGCGAACATTGTCGCATCCGGTAACTGGGCTTCCTCGACGAATGGCAGCCAGTTTGACGTGTCAGGCGACAATGACGCGGTGTTCCTCGGCGCGACCGGCTCGTCCACCACGCTGACGCAAGCCTACACCTTCGGCAGCGGCACCGGGAACAACGGCGTCGAAGCGACGGTCGCCCGCGGCGGCGGCACGCAGCCAAGCTTCAGCAGCGTCACCGGTCTCGACGTCAGCGTCGAACTGTGGGCGCGCCCCACCGACCTGTTGGGCGCGGAGACGCTCTTCGAGTCAGGCGGCAGCGGCGCCGGCTACACGATCGCGCTCAACGGCAGCACCCTTGTCGCCTTCGCGAAAGAGGGCAGCGCGGCCGAACCCCAGACGATCCTCAAGACCACACTGTCGGCACCAATGATCAACGACTTCGTGCAAATCGTCTTCACGTCTTCGGGAACCGGCACGGCTGACCTGTACGTAAACGGCCAGTCCGTCGCGACCGACGTCACGGCCGCCTCGAGCATTTTCGGTACGGATCGCGCGACGCTCGGCGGTGCCCGTAATCCGGGCGGCGGCGGTGCCGGTGCGGACTTGGACGTCGCCACGACGACCTACAACAACAGCCAGTTCTTCGGGGAAATTGGTTTGTTCCGGTTCTACGACGATGTGCTCACGGCCGCCGAAGTCGCCGACAACTACGCGGCGGTCGCCGCGATCCCTGAGCCGACTTCGGTTGCGGCCGTGGGTCTGCTGGGGCTCCAACTCCTGCGTCGCCGGCGAGTCTGA
- a CDS encoding prepilin-type N-terminal cleavage/methylation domain-containing protein, with protein MFHSDDRSALTRGFTLVELLVVIGIIALLISILLPSLSRARGSAMKAVCASNQRQLGIAITQYSLENIQFIPPLSWQENALGDPRMRYPYDAYLAFERNPSDGSPALMYGQGELHQAGLIDAPEIFYCPSMVDDGHRFEKFEQVWPVAFDSNCLGPDGTQFADIRTGYQYLPPHEVTADKKFMLQKKLRMSLLPSDGLMLHDITHKLDNAGHENVWNRLWADGSVLAKQSDDIEELIETTRPIDDVTLYEPIRAMLTER; from the coding sequence ATGTTTCACTCTGATGACCGATCCGCTCTGACCCGGGGGTTCACACTCGTGGAACTCCTCGTGGTGATTGGGATCATCGCGCTGCTGATCAGCATCCTGTTGCCATCGCTGAGTCGGGCGCGCGGCAGTGCCATGAAGGCCGTGTGTGCCAGCAACCAACGGCAGCTTGGCATTGCGATCACCCAGTACAGCCTTGAAAACATTCAGTTCATTCCCCCACTTTCGTGGCAGGAAAACGCACTGGGCGATCCGCGAATGCGTTACCCGTACGACGCCTATTTGGCTTTCGAGAGGAACCCATCCGACGGTTCCCCAGCGCTGATGTACGGACAAGGCGAGCTGCACCAAGCCGGCCTCATCGACGCGCCCGAGATTTTCTATTGCCCCAGCATGGTCGATGACGGCCATCGTTTCGAGAAGTTCGAGCAGGTGTGGCCGGTCGCGTTCGACTCCAACTGTCTCGGCCCGGACGGTACTCAGTTCGCCGATATTCGCACCGGCTATCAGTACCTGCCACCGCACGAGGTGACGGCCGACAAGAAGTTCATGCTGCAGAAGAAGCTGCGTATGAGCCTGCTTCCGTCGGACGGTTTGATGCTTCACGACATCACGCACAAGCTCGACAACGCCGGCCACGAAAATGTCTGGAACCGCCTTTGGGCCGACGGCAGTGTCTTGGCGAAACAAAGCGACGACATCGAAGAACTGATCGAAACGACCAGGCCGATCGACGACGTCACGCTCTACGAGCCCATCCGCGCCATGCTTACGGAGCGGTAA
- a CDS encoding CoA transferase yields MPNTPRPSSPLAGYRVLDLTTFLSGPFCTQILGDLGADVVKVESPSGDSSRHIPPHFVGDDSAYFIANNRNKRSVAVNLKDADGLAFVRKLILNADVVVENYRPGVLKRLGLDVEALRHEQPRLIWASISGFGQDGSLRDRPAYDMIVQAMSGVMSLTGEPGRPAARLGIPAGDTVAGLYATIAINAALADRERTGQGRWIDVAMLDCQLAMLSYQSAYALIGGVTPQRQGAGHDSIPTYRSFMGGDGREFVVTANTEKMWQGLCSVLGHAEWVADERFADGKARHANREALWGLLEPAFKERTAAEWVDALVEAGVPAALIRSVPEALDGARTSGREMVQTLPNDHRDVEVVGNPIHFAGEEPIAPTAPPALGADATSVAHDWLGDDADFNALPASEAIGGKA; encoded by the coding sequence ATGCCCAACACGCCTCGCCCATCATCGCCACTGGCCGGCTATCGCGTTCTCGATCTCACGACGTTTCTGTCCGGCCCGTTTTGCACGCAAATTCTCGGCGATCTCGGCGCGGACGTGGTCAAGGTCGAGTCCCCGTCGGGCGACAGCAGTCGACACATCCCGCCCCACTTCGTCGGTGACGACAGTGCGTACTTCATTGCGAACAACCGCAACAAACGGTCGGTCGCGGTGAACCTCAAGGACGCCGATGGCTTGGCGTTCGTGCGAAAGTTGATCCTCAATGCGGACGTCGTTGTCGAGAACTACCGGCCCGGCGTGCTCAAGCGTCTGGGGCTCGACGTCGAAGCGTTGCGGCATGAACAGCCTCGGCTGATCTGGGCCTCCATCAGCGGCTTTGGCCAAGACGGCTCGCTGCGAGATCGGCCGGCGTACGACATGATCGTTCAGGCGATGAGCGGCGTGATGAGTCTCACGGGTGAGCCGGGGCGCCCCGCCGCGCGGCTGGGCATCCCGGCGGGTGACACGGTGGCCGGGCTCTACGCGACGATCGCGATCAACGCCGCCCTCGCCGATCGGGAGCGCACGGGTCAAGGTCGGTGGATTGATGTCGCGATGTTGGACTGCCAGCTCGCGATGCTCTCGTATCAAAGTGCCTACGCCCTCATCGGCGGCGTGACGCCTCAGCGCCAGGGTGCCGGACACGACTCGATCCCGACGTACCGCTCGTTCATGGGCGGCGACGGGCGCGAGTTCGTCGTCACCGCCAACACCGAGAAAATGTGGCAAGGCCTTTGCAGCGTGCTCGGCCACGCGGAGTGGGTCGCCGACGAACGGTTCGCCGACGGCAAAGCCCGCCACGCCAACCGCGAAGCGTTGTGGGGATTGCTCGAGCCGGCGTTCAAAGAGCGGACTGCCGCCGAGTGGGTCGATGCGCTGGTCGAGGCGGGCGTGCCAGCCGCGCTGATCCGCTCCGTCCCCGAAGCGCTCGACGGTGCCCGGACATCCGGCCGCGAGATGGTCCAGACGTTGCCCAACGACCATCGGGACGTCGAGGTGGTCGGCAACCCGATTCACTTCGCGGGCGAAGAGCCGATCGCGCCCACGGCACCACCCGCGCTCGGTGCCGACGCGACGTCGGTCGCCCATGACTGGCTCGGCGACGACGCGGACTTCAACGCATTGCCGGCGAGCGAAGCCATCGGGGGCAAGGCTTGA
- a CDS encoding sulfatase-like hydrolase/transferase: MRILYLDLDALNPLHLGCYGYHRNTSPAIDAVAAEGVRFTNVYCSDAPCLPSRTALYTGRFGIHTGVVGHGGTAADPKRQGRSRGFLSTYETDSFPRQLQQLGLHTAMISPFGQRHAAHQYYAGFKEIHNTGGMGQEPAEVVQTVVREWLDRNASNDDWYLHINFWDIHTNYRVPIEYGNPFEGEPVADWFTDEVIERHVRRGGPHSAQDLNMFYDSDVERYPRTPPRINDRASLTKWIDGYDTAIRYVDDCIAEIVAKLKAAGVYDDTAIIISADHGENQGDLGIYGEHGTADRGTCHIPMIVKWPGHDATAGRVDEALRYHLDWGPTCLNLMGAGDNCPDVWDGVDYSKAITGGDDEGRSELIMGQCAHVVQRSVRFNDGPRQWLYMRTYDDGLHPFDKHMLFDLASDPHEQHDVADKHPDVLREATWRLMNWHDDAMATVVRDFDDVSDPLYTVLAEDGPLHARYDTISEAPVDLDAYLVRLEATGRAEAAADLRQRRQK, translated from the coding sequence ATGCGCATCCTCTATCTCGACCTCGACGCACTGAACCCGTTGCACCTCGGCTGTTATGGCTATCACCGCAACACGTCGCCTGCGATCGACGCCGTTGCCGCCGAGGGCGTGCGCTTCACCAACGTCTATTGCTCCGACGCGCCGTGCCTGCCCAGCCGGACGGCGCTCTACACCGGCCGGTTCGGCATCCATACCGGGGTCGTCGGGCACGGCGGGACGGCCGCCGACCCCAAACGGCAAGGTCGCTCGCGTGGCTTTCTGTCGACCTACGAGACCGACAGCTTCCCGCGGCAGCTCCAGCAACTCGGATTGCACACGGCCATGATCTCACCGTTCGGGCAGCGCCACGCGGCGCATCAGTACTACGCAGGGTTCAAGGAGATTCACAACACCGGCGGCATGGGCCAGGAGCCGGCCGAGGTTGTTCAGACCGTGGTCCGCGAATGGCTCGATCGCAACGCCAGCAACGATGACTGGTATCTGCACATCAACTTCTGGGATATACACACGAACTACCGCGTTCCGATCGAGTACGGGAATCCGTTCGAGGGCGAGCCGGTAGCCGATTGGTTTACGGACGAGGTGATCGAGCGTCACGTTCGGCGTGGTGGGCCGCACAGTGCCCAGGACCTGAACATGTTCTACGACAGTGATGTCGAGCGGTATCCACGCACGCCGCCACGGATCAACGATCGTGCTTCGTTAACCAAGTGGATCGACGGGTATGACACGGCCATCCGCTACGTGGACGATTGCATCGCCGAGATCGTCGCGAAGCTCAAGGCGGCCGGGGTCTACGACGACACCGCGATCATCATCAGCGCCGACCACGGTGAGAACCAAGGCGACCTCGGCATCTACGGCGAGCACGGCACCGCCGACCGTGGCACGTGTCACATCCCGATGATCGTGAAGTGGCCCGGTCACGACGCGACGGCAGGCCGGGTCGACGAGGCTCTCCGTTACCATCTCGACTGGGGGCCAACTTGCTTAAACCTCATGGGTGCTGGCGATAACTGTCCGGACGTGTGGGACGGCGTCGACTACAGCAAGGCGATCACCGGCGGGGATGATGAAGGCCGGTCCGAGCTCATCATGGGCCAGTGTGCCCATGTCGTGCAGCGTTCGGTCCGGTTCAACGACGGGCCGCGGCAGTGGCTGTACATGCGAACCTACGACGACGGGTTACACCCTTTCGACAAGCACATGCTCTTCGACCTGGCAAGCGATCCGCACGAGCAACACGACGTAGCGGACAAGCATCCAGACGTGCTACGCGAGGCAACCTGGCGGCTCATGAACTGGCACGACGACGCGATGGCAACGGTCGTTCGTGATTTCGACGACGTGTCTGATCCGCTCTACACGGTTCTCGCCGAAGACGGCCCCTTGCATGCCCGGTACGACACAATCAGCGAAGCCCCCGTTGACCTTGATGCTTATCTCGTTCGGTTGGAAGCGACCGGCCGCGCCGAGGCTGCCGCCGATCTACGGCAACGTCGACAAAAGTAG
- a CDS encoding transporter, which yields MSGLDYAVIGFYLLFMLGIGWAFRPFNSDSSDYFRGGGAMQWWMTGASTFMVTFSAWTFTGAAGEIYKTGTLVLALYFSNAIANLVVLAFTAKRFRRMRAVTYTEAVGDRFGPTNERVFLLVQLPVFVIVGAIWLNAIGVFMAAAFGSDIRLTMAVLGVIVLVMSTSGGAWAVVASDFVQMLIVATITVVVAVLVLRLPEVGGVSGLVAKVPAEHFDWQALLRPQVIGVYVAGMIIGQCVQHNDIANGGSRYLTVKNGRHARLAVLIPLTGMVAFPLIWLVPPMAAAIDLDLATMLPGLSKNPGEGAYVAMAMRVLPAGLLGLFVCGIFAATMSSMDSGLNKAAGVFVRSFYLPTLRPNATESHLLRVGRVFTVVLGVLMISLALVISQVRTVGLFDLVISFASVVSLPIAVPMLWGLFVGRTPSWTAWSTALVGFLVALTVRYLVPLDAVSGLLGLAEPLNPVERGDLLYGTTVLCVFVAGTVWFFATRFTGVAPTEVERAERFLTKTRTPLTAEEQGVGIDSVQFKVMGVLCLVYGGFVMLLAVAPQAPAQRLACLFCGGFVVLVGLLLTRASARAPRHTVAAS from the coding sequence GTGAGCGGACTCGACTACGCCGTCATCGGGTTTTATCTGCTGTTCATGCTCGGCATCGGCTGGGCGTTCCGCCCCTTCAACAGCGACAGCAGCGACTACTTCCGCGGCGGTGGCGCGATGCAGTGGTGGATGACCGGCGCGAGCACCTTCATGGTGACGTTCAGCGCCTGGACCTTTACCGGTGCCGCCGGCGAAATCTACAAGACAGGGACGCTCGTTCTGGCGCTCTACTTCTCGAACGCCATCGCGAACTTGGTCGTGCTCGCCTTCACGGCCAAAAGGTTCCGGCGCATGCGTGCCGTCACTTACACCGAGGCGGTGGGCGATCGTTTTGGGCCGACTAACGAGCGGGTGTTTCTGCTCGTGCAGTTGCCCGTGTTCGTCATCGTCGGGGCGATCTGGCTCAACGCGATCGGCGTGTTCATGGCGGCAGCGTTCGGCAGTGACATTCGACTGACGATGGCCGTGCTGGGCGTGATCGTTCTCGTGATGAGCACGAGCGGCGGTGCGTGGGCCGTGGTGGCGAGCGACTTCGTGCAGATGCTCATCGTCGCCACCATCACCGTCGTCGTGGCGGTCCTGGTACTCCGTCTGCCGGAGGTCGGCGGCGTCAGCGGACTCGTCGCCAAGGTGCCCGCCGAGCACTTCGACTGGCAGGCCTTGCTTCGGCCACAGGTCATCGGCGTTTACGTCGCCGGCATGATCATCGGCCAGTGCGTGCAACACAACGACATCGCCAACGGCGGCTCACGCTACCTCACCGTCAAGAACGGGCGTCACGCTCGACTCGCCGTGCTGATCCCGCTCACGGGGATGGTCGCGTTTCCGTTGATCTGGCTCGTCCCGCCGATGGCCGCCGCCATCGACTTGGATCTGGCCACGATGCTCCCCGGTTTGTCGAAGAATCCGGGAGAAGGCGCTTACGTCGCCATGGCGATGCGGGTGCTGCCGGCCGGACTACTTGGCCTGTTCGTCTGCGGCATCTTCGCGGCAACGATGAGTTCGATGGACAGCGGGCTCAACAAGGCCGCCGGCGTTTTTGTTCGCTCGTTCTACCTGCCGACACTTCGGCCCAACGCCACCGAGTCGCACCTGCTGCGTGTCGGCCGCGTCTTCACGGTGGTGCTCGGCGTTCTCATGATCAGCCTTGCGCTGGTCATTAGCCAGGTTCGCACGGTTGGCCTTTTCGACCTTGTCATCAGTTTTGCCTCGGTGGTGAGCCTTCCCATCGCCGTGCCGATGTTGTGGGGGTTGTTCGTTGGCCGCACACCGTCGTGGACCGCGTGGAGTACCGCGCTTGTCGGGTTTCTGGTCGCGCTGACCGTTCGCTATCTGGTTCCGCTCGACGCGGTTTCGGGGCTTCTCGGTTTGGCGGAGCCGCTTAATCCCGTCGAGCGTGGCGATTTGCTCTACGGGACCACGGTGCTGTGCGTGTTCGTCGCCGGGACCGTCTGGTTCTTCGCGACCCGTTTCACGGGCGTCGCCCCGACCGAAGTCGAACGGGCCGAGCGCTTTCTCACCAAAACCCGCACGCCGCTCACCGCCGAGGAACAAGGCGTCGGCATCGACTCGGTGCAGTTCAAGGTCATGGGCGTACTCTGCCTCGTGTACGGCGGCTTTGTCATGTTGCTCGCCGTCGCCCCACAAGCTCCCGCGCAACGGCTTGCCTGCCTGTTTTGCGGCGGATTCGTTGTCTTGGTCGGTCTGCTCTTGACCCGCGCGAGCGCCCGAGCGCCCCGACACACCGTTGCCGCTTCCTGA
- a CDS encoding thiolase family protein has product MSTDRNAGPVIIGAGMIPMGKHFQSSYPGLAMPAVREALASSDIEVPEVQRVYCGHSFGGMLTAQRIGKAVGLGTIPMINVDNACSGGATALHLAAADIQAGRADVVLVIGVDKLTQFGKGTLPLVEEDPEVARGMVMPALYAMRARRFLHERNEQPEILAQVSVKARRHGTENPFAQLRGHTTVEEVLASRPIADPLTLFQCCPTGDGAAAVVLVSEAYFRRRRRPGIRITASVLHSGQATSGFRDMLTPEITYDSAREAYETAGVGPDDLDVVELHDAFTIAELIYYEALGLCERGGAADLLRSGQTTYGGKVVVNPSGGLLAKGHPVGASGVAQAVEVFWQLTGRAGKRQVPDARIALSHVTGGGISGMDHGACTVHLYEAVA; this is encoded by the coding sequence ATGAGTACCGACCGCAACGCGGGCCCCGTCATCATCGGCGCGGGCATGATCCCGATGGGCAAGCACTTTCAGTCCAGCTATCCCGGCCTGGCGATGCCGGCAGTACGCGAAGCGTTGGCGTCATCGGATATCGAGGTCCCGGAAGTGCAGCGTGTTTACTGCGGCCACTCGTTTGGCGGCATGCTCACCGCACAGCGCATCGGCAAAGCCGTGGGACTCGGCACCATTCCGATGATCAATGTCGACAACGCCTGCTCGGGTGGCGCGACGGCGTTGCACCTCGCGGCCGCAGACATTCAGGCGGGCCGGGCCGACGTCGTACTCGTGATCGGCGTCGACAAACTCACGCAGTTCGGCAAAGGCACGTTGCCACTTGTCGAAGAAGACCCCGAGGTTGCCCGTGGCATGGTGATGCCCGCACTATACGCCATGCGAGCGCGGCGGTTTCTGCACGAACGAAACGAACAGCCCGAGATTCTGGCACAAGTCAGCGTGAAAGCACGCCGGCACGGGACGGAGAACCCGTTCGCCCAACTGCGGGGCCACACCACCGTCGAGGAAGTTCTCGCCTCCCGGCCCATCGCGGATCCGCTCACATTGTTCCAATGCTGCCCCACCGGCGACGGTGCCGCGGCGGTCGTTCTGGTGTCCGAGGCGTACTTCCGCCGTCGGCGTCGACCCGGGATTCGCATCACGGCATCGGTATTGCACTCGGGCCAGGCGACGTCCGGTTTTCGCGACATGCTCACGCCGGAGATTACCTACGACTCGGCGCGTGAGGCCTACGAAACTGCCGGCGTCGGGCCTGACGATTTGGACGTGGTCGAGCTACACGACGCGTTCACGATCGCCGAGCTGATTTACTACGAAGCGCTCGGCCTTTGCGAAAGAGGTGGCGCGGCCGACTTGCTCCGTAGCGGACAAACCACCTACGGCGGCAAAGTCGTCGTGAACCCCAGCGGCGGCCTGCTCGCCAAGGGCCATCCCGTCGGCGCGTCCGGCGTGGCGCAAGCGGTCGAAGTCTTTTGGCAGCTGACGGGCCGGGCTGGTAAGCGGCAGGTTCCGGACGCACGCATCGCCTTGTCGCACGTCACCGGCGGCGGTATCTCCGGCATGGATCACGGGGCATGCACGGTCCATCTTTACGAGGCGGTCGCGTGA